Genomic segment of Citrus sinensis cultivar Valencia sweet orange chromosome 7, DVS_A1.0, whole genome shotgun sequence:
ACCACACTCTATCAAACCACAACCATCACCAGAATGGCGGAGCTAAAGCTATCGGAAAGCCGAGACCTAACCCGAATCGAGCGCATAGGTGCACACTCCCATATTCGTGGTCTTGGTCTAGACTCATCCCTAGAAGCGCGCGATGTCTCTGAAGGCATGGTGGGTCAGCTCCCCGCCCGTAAGGCCGCCGGCGTCATACTCCAAATGatcaaagaaggaaaaatcgCGGGTCGGGCCGTCCTCATTGCGGGGCAACCCGGTACTGGTAAAACCGCCATAGCAATGGGCATGGCTAAGTCTCTCGGCCTTGAAACTCCCTTTGCCATGATCTCCGGCTCCGAAATTTTCTCCCTCGAAATGTCGAAAACCGAAGCCCTAATGCAAGCATTTAGAAAGGCTATTGGCGTGAGAATCAAAGAAGAAGCCGAAGTTATTGAAGGAGAAGTTGTTGAGGTGCAGATTGACCGCCCTGCAACATCTGGGGCGGCAGCGAAGACAGGGAAGCTGACACTGAAAACTACGGAGATGGAGACCGTTTATGACTTGGGTGGGAAGATGATTGAAGCATTGGGTAAGGAGAAGGTGCAGAGCGGAGATGTGATTGCTATTGATAAGGTTTCGGGGAAGATTACGAAGCTTGGGAGGTCGTTTTCGAGGTCTAGAGATTATGATGCGATGGGTCCTCATACTAAGTTTGTTCAGTGTCCTGACGGGGAGTTGCAGAAGCGGAAAGAGGTTGTGCATTGTGTTACTCTTCACGAGATTGATGTGATCAACAGCAGGTATTtacttctttgaattttttttttttttgcttttattatgAATCTCGAATTTTAATGATCATATTGTAATTTAAGATGGAAAGGATTtgagtaaatttttatttagactGACTAGGCAGAGCTAGTCTTTCTGGACTGGTCTTTGCTTATCCTGTCATTTGCTATTAGTTTAGCTTGATAATGACGACGATTTCATTAAGGTCGAAGTTGTATGACTCTAATTCCTTTGGTTTGGTGCAGTCAAAATCATGCATTGTAAATTTAGTTTGTTATGCTTGTTATGCATTGTAAGTCTGCTATTAGTTTAAGTTTCGTGTTTGAAGTTTATTAAAGCAGCACATTGTTGGAAGAACGGGAAATGTTGTGCATATTGTTATAAAGTTAGGGACCAAAAGTCAAACTGAAAAAATAGCAGATTCATGTTTTACGCATTCCGTTTAATCTGTCCAAGGTTGAGTTATTCTTATTACCACAAATGAAAGAGCATTGAAATATTGATCTAGCCATTATAACTGAGATCACTTTATCAATGTGTTCAGCAGCATTAGATCTTTGGGTAATCATAACTAAAGATCCCGATTTCGAAGTTGAAGCAGCATTTTTGAGTGGATGAAGTGATTAAATCCAATAGATCAAAAGTGAACAAAACTTTAACAACAATCAATATGTTTTTAGTTTGATAAGAGCACTTAGTTGACTTaaaaagaacttgaaattCCTGCTTCAGGCCATAAGATTTGTGTAAACTATGAGCAATGTACAATAAGTCCTTCATTTATCTCTTTGGAATGATGTTGTATAAAACAGGATAGAGGTCTGCTGTTTTTTAATGACATCTATTCATAGTTTTGTCTATCGGTCTGCTTGGAAAAGACTTTTACTTGTATGGATTGCCTGGCTGCAGTTTGATGAGAAAGAGACTGAGTTAGATATTGCCTGATCCCTGAGGATTATAGTCCCATTCTTTTGTCTGACAACTTCATACCTCCCAATTTCAGAACACAGGGGTTTTTGGCGCTCTTCACTGGTGATACTGGTGAGATCCGTGCTGAAGTAAGGGAACAGATTGACACAAAGGTCGCAGAGTGGAGGGAGGAAGGGAAGGCAGAGATTGTGCCAGGTGTCCTCTTTATTGATGAGGTGCACATGCTTGATGTCGAGTGCTTTTCCTTCCTGAATCGTGCTCTGGAGAATGAGATGGctccaattttagttgttgcTACCAACAGAGGGATCACTAGAATCAGGGGCACAAACTACAAATCTGCTCATGGGATTCCGATGGATCTTCTCGATCGCCTACTCATCATCTCTACTAAACCCTATACTAGGGATGAAATTCGCAAAATTCTAGATATCAGATGCCAGGAGGAAGATGTGGAGATGGCTGAAGATGCAAAGCAATTGTTGACCCGTGTTGGGGAAGGAACATCGTTGAGATATGCCATCCATCTTATAACAGCTGCTGCATTGGCATCTCAGAAACGGAAAGGAAAAGTTGTGGAAGTTCAGGACATTGATCGCGTCTACCGTCTATTTTTGGATGTACAGAGATCAACTCAGTATTTGATGGAATACCAGAGTCAGTACATCAATGAAGTGACAATAGAAGCTGATGAAGATGATGCCAATGCCATGGTTCCAGAATAGTTCCTCCAGACTTGTGATATTGAGATTATGCATCAATCTCGCCTTGTTAATTGTAGTTATTGCCAGTACTTGCAACATTTAGCTATGCTTTATCCATACATATGTGGCACGTGTTTTGGTTTAAATAGTTGTGGATCTTACCACCTTCCGGTATGCTACAGTTTGAAAGATATTGGTTTGTTAATTATGTGACAGGCTCCGGCGATTCCCCAGCGTTATAATGTTTGATCTCGAATCTCGAATCACGAAACATGGTGTGGTTGCATCCTATATATGTCAAACTGGTGTGATCACTATCGTGGTGTCGATTTCAGAAATTGCTTAAAGCCTCAAATGGAGTTTCGCATAACAGGATATTGCTTCGTTTGAAGTGTATGTGGGCTCTCTTGGGTATTGAGATAGTAGCCgttgtagaaaataaattagagctataaaataaaaattgaggaTGTGtcgtataatttttaattttaatgaaaatatgaaaatatattataaattttttattatgaatgttcaataaaattaatttaattttttaaatcacagATAACAaatgtttattaaatattttaatactataaCTTTAAACAACAGCGCCGAACTATGCAAAGCAAGTCCTTCAATGGATtagtcaaaatatttttgagttACTCAAAGTACATTGATGTATTATTGACTTTGCCACCCTCTTGATATGCTAACATTCTTCTGCGTGCCtccactctctctctctctctctctctctgaaCCACATGTTCAATTTGCAGAATTGCATATTCCTCCGTGGGCCCGGGGAAGAAAAAAACCATGGCCTGCTCCGGAAAAGCAGGATAGACCTCATTTGATtatggaaaatgatctttGATTAATCTGATATTTTCAAGAGTTTGAAAGCTACTTGGAAGATATCATCAATCTCAGCCTATAAAACTCCAAATGTTATTTGTGCGGAAAatacaagataattaacaatcTACATGCTCTCTCTTCCActggaaaaatatatatagtccaatatatattaaatatttctattatatGTTTCTCTTATCAGATGCTGTAACTCttgtaatataaaaagataattattgaaaggttttttaagaaattattcaaagatgttaaaacaaaagaaatattgtAAGAATCATCTACGACAATAaactagaaaatatttaaaagtattgAAATGCATGATAAGTATTCAAAGAAATATTGTAAGACCAATAATGTCCTAAAGTAAAACGTCACACGGACACTTAAGTACAATTATAGGATGAATACCTAACTCAAGCCAGAGTTAGGACAATGCCCATAAACCCTATTGAATCAAGGGGCACGGgctcaaatattaataaacataACATATCAATTCCTGTAGTTGCACTAAGCACTCAATAGTTGTCACCTTCTGTATAGCGACAGTTTGGAGCCACTTAATAACATTTTCAGGTTTGGTTAAAGAAACACCTAAGAAGATGGTAAGAGAAAAGTTCAACCTAGCAACTAAGACAATGCTGAATAGAAACACTACTAATTTTAGTGACCAAAGCaaaatccaaatcttcaaGTCCATTTCGTGGGTGCGAAAAGCACCATAATTTGGCCAAAAGTCAGTCAATCACCAGCAGCACAATTAGCATACcattctttatttaataataaagccACACTCACCCAACAACATCATGCTCTCATCAAGCAAAAGTATTCACATGAAAATTAACCCTTCAATCATGCACTAGTTTATGCCACCAGCGCCGAGGCaccaaaaagagaagaaactaTTGCCTTGTTCTTTTTAAAGTGAAATAAAGGAAACGAGAAAAGCAAAAGCATAGAGAATCAagtgctttaaaaaaatacaggTAAACTGATTCATAATTAACCCAAGATGCTAAGTCACACACTATCAGCACTTCTATCCTTACTCATGTGAGGCTGGCTTTTCAAGTAATTTCAACCGCTTCCTTTAAGTAGATTGCCGTCCAAACAGGCCTAAGTCTCATCCCCTGGTGTACATTTATTTCACACAGGTCTATAAATGTGACGCTCATAACTTCATCATTTTTCCTTACTTTCTTTTACAGGACAAAAAAATCAACCGTATAGTCTATATCACCTCTCTACAGCATTTGGCCCCGGTTGTAAAATCACATATTCCCGAATCTCATATCTTATATAAATCAGATGAAATATGTGTGTATCACTTTGACCGAGGAAATTAAGTAATATATTACCAAGTAGACATGAATACgaagataaaataatctaCTTATACAACATTTCTAAAGTGTTACATTTCCCATTATTTCCTTAGGATGCCTTATAAATGccattttaatcttttttttaaaaaaaaaatatttatcaattttaatataacatCAGCATAAAAAGAGCTCAGTCCACCCACTATTTctcaaatcataaaaattgtACAGCCAAAcaaacattataattttttttattattgtaccTTATCCCCAAGGACCATCATCAGGAAAATCAAATGGCACAGGGGACACCAAGCTGGAATCTCGTAAATCCGGGTGCACAAACCCATACTTCCTAAGGACTTGATTATCAGCAAAATTTAAAGCCTTGACCATCCCGCTCCAACACGTCTCTCCAGAATACATCTGATTGTGGTCCCCACTGCACGGCTGGCACCCCGTGAAATGCGTGATAAACGGCCTCCTCCAGCTCCCTCGCCCGTTGCCAGCCTCCTTGAGATACTGCTCCCTCTGCGCAGCATAGCTCTCGCTCACTTTCTCGGCGTGCCTCCTTCTTAACGTGCGCACCCTTCTCTCGATTTCCATATATCTCCCCGTAATATTATCGTACGTTGGCACAATCTCTAACCAATAaccttcaaaataaaattcaccCTCCAAATAGatattatcataatatttatCCTTCTCCGTGTACAGCAAATAAATCAGAGCTGCCTGATCGTCTGATTCGGGAAATATTTTATCCTTGAAGGTTGATCGTTGAACCTGACCCCACTTAGCATAATCAGCACCAATGGGACCCATGTTAGCCCAGGTGTCCATGAAATCCATAGACCACTGACAATTCCTTATCAAGAAAACGCCAGCGTTCAAGCTGGTCCAGCTCTTGGCCTCGTAAATCAACTTAGGCCAGCCATGAACGACGACGTTGTGATTCCTGTACCTCTCCAACGGAAGCTTAAACTCCATGTCGGTGAACGCGGCGTCCGAGTCAACCCACCAGATCCACTCGGCCTCCGGGTGGGCCAGCATGGCCGCTTTAACAACAGGTAACTTAGCCCAGAAGGAGTTCATCTTCGGATTCAGCAGCACATTGTTGTAGAAAATGTCATAGCCGTGGATTCTACAGTAATCAACTTTGTTTTTAAAGAACCTCAAGAGCAAATGATCGCCTATAGGGTTTTTACAAGGCTTCGGCTGTGAGCCTGTGACTAAAACAACGCGCTCGCGAGCTCCGGCGGCGAATGAAGGATGAAGTTTGAGCCACCGCTTTCTTTTCTCGTCCCAGTCTTCGATCTTTTTCTCGATGGAGTAACTCAGTTCTTGGTCGTCGTAAAAGGTTTCATCAGGAGGGTCGTAGCGTAAATTAGCAGCACAACCCGGTGATCGCGCCTCGCTCGTAGCTTTTGCTTCGGAGAGTGGAGTGGAGTCAAATCGAGGAGCGGAGTTGAGAAGAGATGAGAAAGACCAGACGATTAAAAGAGCAAAGAAGGCACCCCCAAGAAACAGAAACCCATCTGTTAAACAAGGATGGGTTTTGTTACGCACATGTGGTTTCGCCATTGGAGAATATTGATGAGAGAGCTCGGGCGAGACCATTTTCAATGAGATTGAAACCCTTAAAAAGGCTTAGACGACTCGGTGGTGAATCGTCTTAACCCACTCACTTACTGGGTGTAACGGCGCGACATGTGTACGGGACAATTAATTAGCTTCGGTGGCTTTTTCTTCGGTTCTTGGTCTGAATTTAGAATGTGTTTTTAAGTTAGGCGAGGGATACACTGACAAATTTGCTTTCGCCAACTACGGTTGGTTTACTTAATAACAGTTTATAGGATTACATTGAAAAGACGGAAAAAGAATGAAACGGGACAAGCGTCGGTTTCGTGGCCCCGAGGATGCTAAAATGCGCTTGACGTGTTAATTAAAGGCGAGAACTGCGTTTGGACTTTAACTTAGGTGTCGGGTCTTTGAGAATGACAcgtcatatttttttaaaaccttgCTGGGTGCCGACACTTTGGACTGGACTTTCACTTCCTTTTCGGATCTTCTTCATGCGCTTCGGACTTGGCCGTATCTTGCGTTTAGTTGTCTGCTTAATTGAGGTTTAATTGCGATTTAACAAAACTATTGATTTCGCATGGTCAAGAAGGACAAACGAAGCAGATGACGTCTTGGTTGTCCAGATCATTACAGTTTCGACTAAAATATTGAGTAGTCGGTTATGGTAAAATTTTcagtaatttaaaattgtggtacacatatatatagttttaGTGTTGATATAgttcaaaatcttttattgGGGgaaaactatttaattatataatttaatagtataatgTTATTgtactattaaattatatagtttaataacttttaataccattaaaacacataatttaataatttttttggacttTATTTATGATCCTAAATTgaaacatacatacatatatacatacatgcacatatatatagtgagagagaaattttttaatctagaattttaaagtgcaagaaagttcaaaaaaactttaaaatcttACAGTTTTAacacttaattttatatactattaaacacataattttaaaaattttccgcactttaaaattttggatccCCACACACACACCAACATTTGAATAGACCCAAAAAGTCCACATGTAAgataatcccaataaaaaattacacgaatctattatttataaagaataaCCTAAGTAACCTAAGTACCTTGAAATCGATTATAGATAAAGCGCCCAAATGGTGAGTTTTTGACAAAATGTCAAAGGTATGATTTCACAAAAAATGACTTAGGTCCATCATCTACTAAGAAAGACTTAGGTTTTGTTCTTTAATATTCCTAAGTGAAACGCCCAAAGTGTGAGCTTTTCTACAAAATGTAAAATGCGtgatctttaaaaaaaaaaaaaagacttaagcctattctctaaaaaaaaaaaaaacatttcaattttttaatatttctaaagaaaaCACTGAAAAGATAGGTTTTTGATAAAGCGTCAAAGGTGTGTtgatacaaaaataaagaaggtgcttaggaaaaaaattaatttcttacaaGTAGGATTCTACTGAAATCACTTACAGGCAAAATGCCGCAAAACTGATTTTACATATGAGGAACCAACATAAGAGTCGAAGTCAAGCTCAAACTTGTTAGCCGGTAAAAGCCCAGAAATCATGACAAGTGTCTAGAGAAGACCTGTCATGAACAAGCCGGACACATGTTGATATGACATCTTTATGCATGGGTTTAATGGATGTGTCACGATAGTTCTTTCACCTTATACTTCAAGTGGCTTGCATATAAAGGGCAAGCTTCCTACATTTGAAGGTAAgacccaaagaaaaaaaaatttgaatacaAAAATACTACTTAATTCTctctaaattttatcaatctaAAAATTGAGCACAAATGGTTGATTTAAGAGTTAGAGGGTTATTGTCGACAACCCTGTCATACCTAGAcaaattcttttcatttacAGACTTTTAATCACAAGAATACACATGATATTAAACCCacattacaaagaaaaatggacCGTGAAGCTTGACGTAGAAGAATGTcaggaattaaaaaaaatatagtatcTATATGTTATCAACAcatataaataagtaaaataatttatacaatatgattctacatatttaaatttatcttctttttttcttttattgtttacCTAATTTGAGCATATTTAGTGAgtgaatacaattattattatcaaacaaTAACCTCACATGTAAGATATGGAAGCTTTAGTCAGcaattttttttgagttattatattattgtaagatttcaatgttattttaataaaaataagggaaAATGTTATTTTCCTTAGCTATGtaatcaattcttttttctttatacaaTAATGCTACattattgtatatttattttgtaatatcaTTATCGATTATTTATTATGTAGTTAAATTAAGGACAAAACTATTTTGACCCTATTATATCTAACACCCAGTTTGGACccctaaaattaaatttatacttCTAAGACATTCAGACATCATCGCTCATAAACCAATCACCATGTCCATGTCAATCGTTGAAAGCGATGCTCTTGATTTAAGGAGAAATAGTTGTAAAGGGCCGTAGCCGATGATAGTCTTTCTAACTCTTTAGTCCACAGGTCATTTCTCACCTTACCTTGAATAGACATCATCAACAAATTGTATAATCCACACCCATCAAAAGTCAGAAAGTTCATTTGTCTCTTTGAAAGAATCCCGCCGGATCGCACTGGAGTTGATTTCTAATTGCTATTCCAAACGAGAATCTTTTATCATTGTTAGATATCAACTGTCGTCACACATGTATATTATTAGGAGATAGAATGACACTTTTACTTCAATCAGAATTGGatgttataatatattacagTTGTGTGGTAAATAAGTAGATTTTGTTCTCATAGATAGCAGCATGTCGTCGAGTCCTTGATAATGAGATGGCATTGCCGTCACATGTGGTGGTAATTCCAAGGATGATGAGTCCTTGTAACTCTGACCAGCCCACCAGCAGACACCGCGACGCTACCCTGCATCATTGGGTCCTATGCTCATGTGATCCTCTGACAACAAACCGGCTAAAGTTTTTAATTCGCAGTGGGTGGGATTCTCGAGACTTTTATGACAgtagattaaattttaatttctgcGAAACTTAACCGGAACGCTTTCATAGCTCAGTTGGTTAGAGCACCCGTTTAGTAAGCGGGAGGTCTTGAGTTCGACTCTCAATGAaagcaatttttttgtaatttctctTTCCCTCCCATTTTCTCATGGAAACATCTTTTGAATAAGAGTTTCTCACTTATTAGATATCGGTAGAAAGTGCGCAATACTGGGTCCATTATTATCCATGGGTGCTTCTgacttataaatttacaaacaaTCGGGGAATGTAACACTTCTCCATACCAATTTGTTCCATCCAATAACAGATACAACAAACAAGAGTTATTTAAGCACTTCAGCTACTGACCAATTATAATCTAACTTCACTTCAACATCCTTCCATATCCCGCCACTTCAGATAAACCAGACCGGCACGATAATGAGTATATGCCCCAGCGACCACCAATATATGGAAGAGTTGATGGCTATGCCCAGCAATGTCAAATTTCCCAGGCATCCACCGCTCTGGAATCCTTGTGGCATAAACCAGTGCTCCGAGGCCATAAAATAACCCCATCAGAAGCTCATACCCAGTTGTGTGGAGTGCCTCAGGCTGGTGCGAGAACAAGATAACCTTGTGCAGGATTGGTGCAACACCAGACAAGCCCATGCCACAGAAAAGGGATGCACGAACATTACGGAATTCAGGAGTCTGAAAGACGGGCAAAAGAGACGCCAAGATTGTTGCAATTCCTAACAGAGTTATAAATCCCATGTACAGGTTGCAGAAGAAGGGAGTGCACATAAAAGAATAGTAGACAAGCGGATAGAAGGAAGTAGATATAAGGGCTGCAATTCCAGCATAGTCGAGTCTGAGCATAATGTATGACATTCGTTCAGAGTGGCATGACAACAGGTGGCATGCGCTGCTCGTCAGCAAGCAAAACATAGCCCCACCCAAGAAGGCAAAAAATGGCCACCGTGTTATTGGTCTCACCATCAGGGGTGCTATTATGTTAGCCACATCCTCCTTAACACTATGCTGCATTTAGACAAAAGAATAAAGACCTTATGTCTACTTATCACTACACTGACAGAAAATATATCAACAACATGCGACACAACTGTATATAGCATCATGCACTTAAGTATAATTTTGACTATTCCCCCACAGTACTAATTCGCAATGCTGGCTAAGGAAATAGCAATACAGCTCCACACTCTGCCAACTTGTTTGGTCATGCCAAACATCAATCAGGGGACTGAAACTCAATCTCTGTTCTATAGCAAAGAACAGATTTTAAATATGCCGGCTGGAAATAAGTATCAGAAAAAATATCCCCACCGTGTGGAGCCAACGAAATTAAAGGGAAATAAACCTGTCCAATCTCTGTTCTTCAGTAAAAGAAGAGATTTCAAATATTCTGGCCGGAAATAAGCATCAGGAAAAAATATACCCGCCACGTGGAgccaaagaaattaaagggAAATAAACGTGTTTTTACTATATACAACCAAACATCCGGTCTCAACAACTAAAAAGGAGATGGACAGCTAAAGCTCATGCAACTGAAGTAAGCTCAGAAAGTTACTATTAACTGAAGCATTAAAGAGAAGCATTACCAGAACACAAACTTCAGTTTGGTTTCCATGAGAGAATCGTTCAGGCAAACAATTGTATAGATGTTCCATGACATGCCAACCAGAGAGTGACGGAAGTAAATCCATAGAAGGCAATGTAGTTTTTAACTCCTCTCTAAGCCTCTGCAGATTAGGCAAGTTTGGCAAAGATGGAAGGCATGTCAAGAGTTCTGCTTGCAATTTGTGCAGATCAGCATTTTTAAGTACCTCAGGAATATGTAGAGAATGGAGATCAACAACCCTTGGAGCCTTCATTGCAGTATATATGGTAAGAGCAAGGAAAATGAAGAACCCAATCAAATGTCTGCagtgaataataaaactctgCTGTTAAAAGTTATAGTAGGAAAGCTACTAATCAAATCCAAGAATCAAGCAATGTTTATTTCAAGAATGcacttcaaaatttaatatgcTACAAATATACGAGGGTTTGGGACATAAGGGAGtatatatcataattattaatcttaGACATTAGGTGCCCCCAGAAGATTGGCCGTGTGGTTTTCAAGTAGCTTTCTTTAAATGGCCAACCGAGTTCAAATCCTAGGGGAGGTAGcgtgtttaaaaaaatgtccTATAGCTAATGTTTAAGCAATATTTAACTCATAGAACTACCAGTTTGTTACATAAAAAAGTCTATTTAATATGAATTATAGTGCTGGTTATGTAAATCAGATAGTAGCTGAAATACTTTGGCCACGCGACTTTCTCATTATCTATGTTTACAAACTGAGATCCTCCATACTTACCAATGAATAATCAAATCCATGATGCAAAAAACATTCTAAACCATAATAAGATACAATCTCAACAAGTTTTCTAACATTTcctcataataaaaaataaaaaagcaaaaacattAGGTTTTTAACTGCAGACTGCGGTATCAAAATTCCACCTATACTTCAGACTCCCACATAAAGTTATCAAAGATCCCTTGGTTTCGAAACGTTTTACAAATGCTATGATGTCAGGAACTAGAGGTGTCATCTACATCAATATATGATTGGAAATATGAATTGATCGCAATACTAGATTTAGACAATAACCAGGCATTTCAATATTCGGAAAATGTGAACAAAATAAGGTTAACAAGTTATAACATTACTATATAGAAAAGTTAAGAGTAGGTTTTGTGGGTCCTGACTAGTTTAGCTGGTATGATTTCTCGTCAAATCCCATTCACATCAATTTAGGCCATAGGGGACTGGGGTTGGGTCGGGTTAAAAGTTTGAGTACATCTTTTTCCAACATAATAGAGCAAAGGATAATATTAAAGGATAACTTCTTTGTAGCATTGTGTATTTGGATCCAGCCACCCCTTTGGACGATTGGTCAACTGACAGCGGTCAGCAGAT
This window contains:
- the LOC102628941 gene encoding uncharacterized protein LOC102628941, which translates into the protein MAELKLSESRDLTRIERIGAHSHIRGLGLDSSLEARDVSEGMVGQLPARKAAGVILQMIKEGKIAGRAVLIAGQPGTGKTAIAMGMAKSLGLETPFAMISGSEIFSLEMSKTEALMQAFRKAIGVRIKEEAEVIEGEVVEVQIDRPATSGAAAKTGKLTLKTTEMETVYDLGGKMIEALGKEKVQSGDVIAIDKVSGKITKLGRSFSRSRDYDAMGPHTKFVQCPDGELQKRKEVVHCVTLHEIDVINSRTQGFLALFTGDTGEIRAEVREQIDTKVAEWREEGKAEIVPGVLFIDEVHMLDVECFSFLNRALENEMAPILVVATNRGITRIRGTNYKSAHGIPMDLLDRLLIISTKPYTRDEIRKILDIRCQEEDVEMAEDAKQLLTRVGEGTSLRYAIHLITAAALASQKRKGKVVEVQDIDRVYRLFLDVQRSTQYLMEYQSQYINEVTIEADEDDANAMVPE
- the LOC102628669 gene encoding putative glycosyltransferase 7 — protein: MVSPELSHQYSPMAKPHVRNKTHPCLTDGFLFLGGAFFALLIVWSFSSLLNSAPRFDSTPLSEAKATSEARSPGCAANLRYDPPDETFYDDQELSYSIEKKIEDWDEKRKRWLKLHPSFAAGARERVVLVTGSQPKPCKNPIGDHLLLRFFKNKVDYCRIHGYDIFYNNVLLNPKMNSFWAKLPVVKAAMLAHPEAEWIWWVDSDAAFTDMEFKLPLERYRNHNVVVHGWPKLIYEAKSWTSLNAGVFLIRNCQWSMDFMDTWANMGPIGADYAKWGQVQRSTFKDKIFPESDDQAALIYLLYTEKDKYYDNIYLEGEFYFEGYWLEIVPTYDNITGRYMEIERRVRTLRRRHAEKVSESYAAQREQYLKEAGNGRGSWRRPFITHFTGCQPCSGDHNQMYSGETCWSGMVKALNFADNQVLRKYGFVHPDLRDSSLVSPVPFDFPDDGPWG
- the LOC102628182 gene encoding heptahelical transmembrane protein 4-like, which translates into the protein MSGGQLNGEHMNEASEAMENHGVASSKEGKGRRLWKRVKCQLVEYHALPGYLRDNEFIIGHYRSEWPLKQTLLSIFTIHNETLNVWTHLIGFFIFLALTIYTAMKAPRVVDLHSLHIPEVLKNADLHKLQAELLTCLPSLPNLPNLQRLREELKTTLPSMDLLPSLSGWHVMEHLYNCLPERFSHGNQTEVCVLHSVKEDVANIIAPLMVRPITRWPFFAFLGGAMFCLLTSSACHLLSCHSERMSYIMLRLDYAGIAALISTSFYPLVYYSFMCTPFFCNLYMGFITLLGIATILASLLPVFQTPEFRNVRASLFCGMGLSGVAPILHKVILFSHQPEALHTTGYELLMGLFYGLGALVYATRIPERWMPGKFDIAGHSHQLFHILVVAGAYTHYRAGLVYLKWRDMEGC